Proteins found in one Promicromonospora sukumoe genomic segment:
- a CDS encoding homoserine dehydrogenase codes for MILNHVSRTRAPLRVALTGANGGYGRTFLAQLALTPEIRPVVLVDPDTAGVRRMLDELGYPAERVAESADPATTARAVEQGQVALVASQDALDWTVIDVLVEACGRVAAGFGYASAALDHGTHVVMVSKEVDTVVGADLGARAAANGLSYLPGDGDQPANLLRLVDWVSAVGLDIVALGKSGEYDLELDPATGRVTQAGVTVEAPALLNLLELGDDVAGTLARRAEAVTGLKRAAAADSCEMTVVATRTGTSADVEAMHYPVARIAELADIYAAREDGGILEHDGVVDVFSALRLPGEASFAGGVFAVVRTGDPTVWELLRGKGHVISRNGKYACIYWPYHYMGVETPLTVHAAVDRVPALPARWTMMLAARAAEDLAVGTTLRVEGHHHEIAGVAPVMIDPAEAVAPYYLLDGARLARPVAAGSLIGLADVEGVDEPALAAYLAGTAATTTTNGDDR; via the coding sequence GTGATCCTCAATCACGTCTCCCGGACGCGAGCCCCCCTCCGCGTCGCCCTGACGGGTGCGAACGGCGGCTACGGGCGCACGTTCCTGGCGCAGCTCGCGCTCACGCCCGAGATCCGCCCGGTGGTGCTGGTCGACCCCGACACCGCCGGGGTGCGACGCATGCTCGACGAGCTGGGCTACCCGGCCGAGCGCGTCGCCGAGTCCGCCGACCCCGCGACCACCGCGCGCGCGGTCGAGCAGGGCCAGGTCGCGCTCGTCGCGTCGCAGGACGCCCTCGACTGGACGGTCATCGACGTCCTGGTCGAGGCCTGCGGCCGTGTCGCGGCCGGCTTCGGCTACGCCTCGGCCGCGCTCGACCACGGCACGCACGTGGTCATGGTCAGCAAGGAGGTCGACACCGTGGTGGGTGCCGACCTGGGCGCCCGCGCCGCCGCGAACGGCCTCAGCTACCTCCCCGGCGACGGCGACCAGCCCGCCAACCTGCTGCGCCTGGTCGACTGGGTCAGCGCGGTCGGGCTCGACATCGTCGCGCTCGGCAAGTCCGGCGAGTACGACCTGGAGCTCGACCCCGCCACCGGCCGCGTCACGCAGGCCGGCGTCACGGTCGAGGCCCCGGCGCTGCTCAACCTGCTGGAGCTCGGCGACGACGTGGCCGGCACCCTGGCCCGCCGCGCCGAGGCCGTGACCGGCCTCAAGCGCGCCGCCGCGGCCGACTCGTGCGAGATGACCGTGGTCGCCACCCGCACCGGCACGTCCGCCGACGTCGAGGCGATGCACTACCCGGTGGCCCGCATCGCGGAGCTCGCCGACATCTACGCCGCCCGCGAGGACGGCGGCATCCTGGAGCACGACGGCGTCGTCGACGTCTTCTCGGCGCTCCGGCTGCCGGGCGAGGCGAGCTTCGCCGGCGGCGTGTTCGCCGTCGTGCGGACCGGGGACCCCACGGTCTGGGAGCTGCTGCGTGGCAAGGGCCACGTGATCAGCCGCAACGGGAAGTACGCCTGCATCTACTGGCCGTACCACTACATGGGCGTCGAGACGCCGCTGACGGTGCACGCCGCCGTCGACCGCGTCCCGGCCCTGCCGGCCCGCTGGACCATGATGCTCGCCGCCCGCGCGGCCGAGGACCTCGCCGTCGGCACGACGCTGCGCGTCGAGGGCCACCACCACGAGATCGCCGGCGTCGCCCCGGTGATGATCGACCCGGCCGAGGCCGTCGCCCCCTACTACCTGCTCGACGGCGCACGCCTCGCGCGTCCCGTCGCCGCGGGCAGCCTGATCGGCCTGGCCGACGTCGAGGGGGTCGACGAGCCCGCGCTCGCCGCCTACCTGGCCGGCACCGCCGCGACCACCACGACGAACGGAGACGATCGATGA
- a CDS encoding CHAD domain-containing protein, which translates to MRRVHDGVPAALADEPDAVHRLRTSVRRLRNVLAAFKRYLDRDAAAELRSRLKELGDVLGKARDLEVRAQQAAAAADAAGLDDATRSALVDPLRTAHLHAHAEAVRWVRSERSRDLDRLLAEWAARPRLGDRAGQPAKKAARRAVRRQAARTLEAAPRLADPEAAHELRKAARRLRHTCDAVTREPVRLLGRKAKDLGEVGHRIQSVLGDHRDALLLAEHVRDHARLRTDDSRAYDDDVDRCQGRALSALATLPAALGDLQRQARL; encoded by the coding sequence GTGCGCCGGGTCCACGACGGCGTCCCGGCCGCGCTGGCCGACGAGCCCGACGCCGTGCACCGCCTGCGCACCTCGGTGCGGCGCCTGCGCAACGTGCTGGCCGCGTTCAAGCGGTACCTCGACCGGGACGCCGCCGCGGAGCTCCGCTCCCGGCTCAAGGAGCTCGGCGACGTGCTCGGGAAGGCGCGTGATCTGGAGGTCCGGGCACAGCAGGCCGCGGCGGCGGCCGACGCCGCCGGCCTCGACGACGCGACCCGCTCCGCCCTCGTGGACCCGCTGCGGACGGCCCACCTGCACGCGCACGCCGAGGCCGTGCGCTGGGTCCGGTCGGAGCGCAGCCGCGACCTGGACCGGCTGCTGGCCGAGTGGGCCGCGCGGCCCCGGCTCGGCGACCGGGCGGGACAGCCGGCCAAGAAGGCGGCCCGCCGCGCCGTGCGCCGTCAGGCCGCCCGCACCCTGGAGGCCGCGCCCCGGCTCGCCGACCCGGAAGCCGCCCACGAGCTGCGCAAGGCCGCGCGCCGCCTGCGGCACACGTGCGACGCCGTCACCCGCGAGCCCGTCCGGCTGCTGGGGCGCAAGGCCAAGGACCTCGGCGAGGTCGGCCACCGGATCCAGTCCGTGCTCGGCGACCACCGCGACGCCCTGCTCCTGGCCGAGCACGTCCGCGACCACGCGCGGCTGCGCACGGACGACTCCCGAGCGTACGACGACGACGTCGACCGGTGCCAGGGCCGCGCCCTGTCGGCGCTGGCAACCCTTCCGGCGGCCCTGGGCGACCTGCAGCGCCAGGCCCGGCTCTAG
- a CDS encoding DeoR/GlpR family DNA-binding transcription regulator codes for MAKTTALIPEQRRQQILRHLRTEQVLSYRQITALLGISQMTARRDVALLAEQGRVKATQGGATLVTRLLNEPRRAEKAVTGLAEKTAIARAAAEMVTNSMTVYLDAGTTVQAMRPFLEERTGLTVVSNDLSTVLAFLDHPSVDLISVGGRVDPDNQSTIGRLAALTLAELSLDIAFLSSSSWDARHGVTTPVEAKIEAKRAAMASATTTALLADSGKFGSYAKYRVLSLDELDTVVCDLALDDADADRIESLGVDVVRAG; via the coding sequence ATGGCGAAGACGACGGCACTGATCCCGGAGCAGCGCAGGCAGCAGATCCTGCGGCACCTGCGCACGGAGCAGGTGCTCAGCTACCGGCAGATCACCGCGCTGCTCGGCATCAGCCAGATGACCGCGCGCCGGGACGTGGCCCTGCTCGCCGAGCAGGGTCGCGTCAAGGCGACGCAGGGCGGGGCGACCCTCGTGACGCGGCTGCTGAACGAGCCGCGGCGCGCCGAGAAGGCCGTGACCGGCCTGGCGGAGAAGACCGCCATCGCGCGGGCGGCCGCCGAGATGGTCACCAACTCGATGACGGTTTACCTCGACGCCGGCACGACCGTGCAGGCGATGCGGCCGTTCCTGGAGGAGCGCACCGGGCTCACGGTCGTGTCGAACGACCTGAGCACGGTGCTCGCGTTCCTCGACCACCCGAGCGTGGACCTGATCAGCGTGGGCGGGCGGGTGGACCCGGACAACCAGTCCACGATCGGCCGGCTCGCGGCCCTGACCCTGGCGGAGCTGTCGCTCGACATCGCGTTCCTGTCGTCGAGCTCGTGGGACGCGCGGCACGGCGTCACGACGCCGGTCGAGGCCAAGATCGAGGCGAAGCGCGCGGCCATGGCGTCGGCGACGACGACGGCGCTGCTCGCCGACAGCGGCAAGTTCGGCAGCTACGCCAAGTACCGGGTGCTGTCGCTGGACGAGCTCGACACGGTGGTCTGCGACCTGGCGCTCGACGACGCCGACGCCGACCGGATCGAGTCCCTGGGCGTCGACGTCGTCCGGGCGGGCTGA
- a CDS encoding SLC13 family permease, protein MTAEIIALIGLALVFGISALRNVHMGALALVAAFVVGIGVVGEGLDDVLSGFPVDALIILVGITYLFGIARETGTIDWLVDRSLGLIGDRVALLPWGLWLIATGVACLGTSHAAFAVVPIAMSLAATHRISSTMMGIAMSSAIVGGALAPTSIVGITVQTVASSADIPYNAGLMFGLSVGVNGLVVLAAFFMFGGRELIQRTRQARAASDGGTGGTGASGGPAGGSGGGVATLERTETKVPAKITALQALVIISILVLIGGFFLLTTLDVDINLGVVALTIAVILALVDPGVGRRGISRIDWSTILLLGGIITYVEVLTRLGAIEQLGEAARSVSQPLVAALVLCIVAGLVSAFASTIGIIGALIPLAVPLLIPGGGLEMTGFIYALAISASLVDCAPFGTTGATIVASTVEHDRPKVNRDLTIWGLSMVIIGPVVTLLTMVVPFLWA, encoded by the coding sequence ATGACCGCCGAGATCATCGCCCTGATCGGGCTCGCGCTGGTCTTCGGGATCTCGGCGCTGCGCAACGTCCACATGGGGGCGCTCGCGCTGGTCGCGGCGTTCGTCGTGGGCATCGGCGTGGTCGGGGAGGGCCTCGACGACGTGCTGAGCGGGTTCCCCGTGGACGCCCTCATCATCCTCGTGGGCATCACGTACCTGTTCGGCATCGCGCGCGAGACCGGCACCATCGACTGGCTCGTGGACCGCTCGCTCGGCCTGATCGGCGACCGGGTGGCCCTGCTGCCCTGGGGTCTGTGGCTGATCGCCACAGGCGTGGCCTGCCTGGGCACCTCGCACGCGGCGTTCGCCGTGGTGCCCATCGCGATGAGCCTCGCGGCGACCCACCGCATCAGCTCCACCATGATGGGTATCGCGATGAGCTCCGCGATCGTCGGTGGTGCGCTCGCGCCCACCAGCATCGTCGGCATCACGGTGCAGACGGTCGCCTCCAGCGCGGACATCCCGTACAACGCGGGCCTCATGTTCGGCCTGTCGGTCGGCGTCAACGGCCTGGTCGTGCTCGCCGCGTTCTTCATGTTCGGCGGTCGCGAGCTGATCCAGCGCACGCGGCAGGCCCGCGCGGCGTCCGACGGCGGGACCGGCGGCACCGGTGCGTCCGGCGGCCCGGCCGGCGGTTCCGGCGGCGGCGTCGCCACGCTGGAGCGCACGGAGACCAAGGTCCCGGCGAAGATCACGGCCCTGCAGGCGCTCGTGATCATCTCCATCCTGGTGCTGATCGGCGGGTTCTTCCTGCTCACCACGCTCGACGTCGACATCAACCTCGGCGTGGTCGCCCTGACCATCGCGGTGATCCTCGCGCTCGTGGACCCCGGTGTCGGACGCCGCGGCATCTCGCGGATCGACTGGAGCACCATCCTGCTGCTGGGCGGCATCATCACGTACGTCGAGGTGCTCACCCGGCTCGGCGCCATCGAGCAGCTCGGCGAGGCCGCGCGCTCGGTCAGCCAGCCGCTGGTCGCGGCGCTCGTGCTGTGCATCGTGGCCGGCCTGGTCTCGGCGTTCGCGTCGACCATCGGCATCATCGGTGCGCTCATCCCGCTCGCCGTCCCGCTGCTGATCCCGGGCGGCGGCCTGGAGATGACGGGCTTCATCTATGCCCTCGCCATCTCCGCCTCGCTGGTCGACTGCGCGCCGTTCGGCACCACCGGAGCGACCATCGTCGCCTCGACCGTGGAGCACGACCGACCGAAGGTGAACCGAGACCTCACGATCTGGGGTCTGTCGATGGTGATCATCGGCCCGGTGGTGACGCTGCTGACGATGGTCGTGCCCTTCCTCTGGGCCTGA
- the otnK gene encoding 3-oxo-tetronate kinase: MLGSIADDFTGATDLATMLRASGHRVSVVVEDGTLSPAQLAEVDAVVVALKTRTAPRAEAVDASLDAVARLRSWGADRFYVKYCSTFDSTDDGNIGPVLDAVADAVGAERAVVVPSLPANGRTVYQGHLFVGADLLENSSMRHHPLTPMTRSRVADLLRPQTPHDVGEVPLSAVRRGADAVRDALDAAPARYTVVDAITDEDLVAIGAATAGDVLVSGGSGLALGIPGPRLPDALWSAPASGRGAVLCGSVSTTTLAQIAHAARTQPVRLVDIAAAIADEQGTVAELAAWVEEQSPDSHPVVCAARERSDVRSHLDGVEVAPVVERVLAGVARLLVERGLVTALIVAGGESSGAVVRALGVGALHIGPELAPGVCWAAGAVDSAAPEPGGDPGPTIALALKSGNFGGEDLFTQAWEVLV, translated from the coding sequence ATGCTCGGATCCATCGCCGACGACTTCACCGGCGCCACCGACCTCGCGACCATGCTGCGCGCCTCAGGTCACCGCGTCTCCGTGGTGGTCGAGGACGGCACGCTCTCCCCCGCCCAGCTCGCCGAGGTCGACGCCGTCGTGGTCGCGCTCAAGACCCGCACCGCGCCCCGCGCCGAGGCCGTCGACGCCTCGCTCGACGCGGTGGCCCGCCTGCGCTCGTGGGGCGCCGACCGCTTCTACGTGAAGTACTGCTCGACGTTCGACTCGACCGACGACGGCAACATCGGCCCGGTGCTCGACGCCGTGGCGGACGCCGTGGGCGCGGAGCGCGCCGTCGTCGTGCCGTCCCTGCCGGCCAACGGCCGCACGGTCTACCAGGGGCACCTCTTCGTGGGCGCCGACCTGCTGGAGAACTCCTCGATGCGACACCACCCGCTGACGCCCATGACGCGCTCGCGGGTCGCGGACCTGCTGCGCCCGCAGACGCCGCACGACGTCGGCGAGGTGCCGCTCTCCGCCGTGCGCCGGGGCGCGGACGCCGTCCGCGACGCGCTCGACGCCGCTCCCGCGCGCTACACGGTGGTCGACGCGATCACCGACGAGGACCTGGTGGCGATCGGCGCGGCCACGGCCGGCGACGTCCTGGTCTCGGGCGGCTCGGGCCTGGCGCTCGGCATCCCCGGGCCCCGGCTGCCCGACGCCCTGTGGTCGGCCCCCGCGTCCGGGCGCGGCGCCGTCCTGTGCGGCAGCGTGTCGACGACGACGCTGGCCCAGATCGCCCACGCCGCCCGGACGCAGCCGGTGCGGCTCGTCGACATCGCCGCGGCGATCGCCGACGAGCAGGGCACGGTCGCGGAGCTCGCCGCGTGGGTCGAGGAGCAGTCCCCCGACTCCCACCCGGTGGTGTGCGCGGCGCGCGAGCGCTCGGACGTGCGGTCCCACCTCGACGGCGTCGAGGTGGCGCCCGTCGTCGAGCGGGTGCTCGCCGGCGTGGCCCGGCTGCTCGTGGAGCGCGGGCTCGTGACGGCGCTGATCGTCGCGGGCGGCGAGTCCAGCGGGGCGGTGGTGCGGGCGCTCGGCGTGGGCGCGCTGCACATCGGCCCGGAGCTGGCCCCCGGCGTGTGCTGGGCGGCGGGTGCGGTGGACAGCGCCGCCCCCGAGCCCGGCGGCGACCCCGGCCCGACCATCGCTTTGGCGCTCAAGAGCGGCAACTTCGGCGGCGAGGATCTGTTCACCCAGGCGTGGGAGGTGCTGGTATGA
- a CDS encoding class II aldolase/adducin family protein codes for MSAATEPTTSGATSPATSTSAGPASDPMAALIEAGRQLVEAGLSPGSSGNVSVRDGDRILISGTGTSLGRLTPDGIAEVSLDGTHLGGARFSKETPLHTAFYQREDGYRAVVHVHSPHAVALACLEPWAAHNAIPPLTPYFVMRVGQTPLLPYRHPGDPALGDDLLAAPWPLRAALLANHGAVVAGASLDEAVDRATELEEACRIALLTAGSERRELAPDRIRELADRWRSPWTPAS; via the coding sequence ATGAGCGCCGCGACCGAGCCGACGACGAGCGGCGCGACGAGCCCGGCGACCAGCACATCGGCCGGCCCGGCCTCCGACCCGATGGCGGCCCTGATCGAGGCCGGCCGCCAGCTCGTCGAGGCGGGCCTGAGCCCCGGCAGCAGCGGCAACGTGAGCGTGCGCGACGGCGACCGCATCCTGATCAGCGGCACGGGCACCTCGCTGGGCCGGCTGACGCCGGACGGCATCGCCGAGGTCTCGCTCGACGGCACCCACCTGGGCGGCGCGCGCTTCTCCAAGGAGACGCCGCTGCACACCGCGTTCTACCAGCGCGAGGACGGCTACCGCGCCGTCGTGCACGTGCACTCCCCGCACGCCGTCGCGCTGGCGTGCCTGGAGCCGTGGGCAGCGCACAACGCGATCCCGCCGCTCACGCCCTACTTCGTGATGCGGGTGGGGCAGACGCCGCTGCTCCCCTACCGGCACCCGGGCGACCCGGCGCTGGGCGACGACCTGCTGGCCGCGCCCTGGCCGCTGCGCGCCGCGCTGCTGGCCAACCACGGCGCCGTCGTCGCCGGGGCGAGCCTGGACGAGGCGGTCGACCGCGCGACCGAGCTCGAGGAGGCGTGCCGGATCGCCCTGCTCACGGCGGGTTCCGAGCGCCGTGAGCTGGCACCCGACCGCATCCGCGAGCTGGCCGACAGGTGGCGCAGCCCATGGACCCCGGCGTCCTAA